From the genome of Treponema peruense:
TCGCTGTATAAAACCGCAATTTCTTTCTGGTCAAGGAAATAAACGTCGCGTGTGTATTCAAGTACTGCCGGAACATCGCTTGCAATAAAGTTTTCACCTTTGCCGAGTCCTACAATAAGCGGGCTTTCCTTTCTTGCGGCAATGAGTCTGTCGGGATAATCGCTGCATATAACGCCGAGTGCGTAACTTCCTTCAAGACGGTGGGTTGCTTCTATAACTGAATGGAAAATATCACCGTCCATTTCGTAATAGTAGTTTATAAGGTGTGCAATAACTTCTGTATCTGTTTCACTGCGGAATACAACTCCTTCTCCCTGAAGCCAGGCTTTGAGTTTGGCATAGTTTTCGATAATTCCGTTGTGAACGACTGCAATTGTTCCGCTGAGGTTTGTGTGCGGGTGTGCATTTACGTCGCTTGGTTCACCGTGGGTTGCCCATCTTGTGTGTCCTATTCCGAGTGAGCCGTTTATAACTTCTTTTGAAATGCGTTCTTCAAGAGCCTTAAGTGCGCCCTTTACTTTGCGTACAACAATGTCTTCTCCGTCAAAAACGGCGATTCCAGCACTGTCGTAACCTCTGTATTCCAGTTTTTTAAGGGCATTAATCAAAACAGGTGTGGCTTTTTTGCTTCCGATATAACCTACAATTCCGCACATATAAAACTCCGGTAAATGTCAAAAAATCTATCTTCCAATAATAGCATGAGTTATTGAAGATTTCAATGCAATTATGCTAGAGTAAAAGTATGAGAATAAGAAAAAGTTTTGTCATTGCAGGTATTTCGGCAGTCTTCGTGATTTTTATTGCGGCTCTGGTAATTATTGCCAATTTTGACAGTTTGCGGCATAAAACACAGGTCGCATTTTACGGACTGAATGAAGTTCAGGTTAAGGCATTTGAGGCAGAATTGGCTTCTGTTACTGACAAAAACGGTAAGATTGTACATTACGCGTTTACTGTTCTGGATGACAAGTTGCCGCTTGCCGAACAGCTTTCTTCCAGAACTGATCTTCTTGTTTCTGCAGCGGGAGCTTCCCTTGATGAAGCTGTTGCCTCTGTTCCCGCTAAAAAGATGGATTCGTATGCACTGGAACAAACGGTGCTTTCGGGAATGTATTCGTCGGTGGCGGCTTTTTCTATGCGGAATGATAAGGGACGGGTTTTGGCACTGCCGCTTTTGGTTGACCCGGTAGAGATCCTGCTTAATGCACAGACGCTTTCCAAAATCGGAACAAGAAAAATTTCTTCTATTAAAGTGCTTGATGATTTTGCGGAAAAATCGCGCGGAACAGTTTATTTTCCTGTAGTTTTCGCCGGTGCAGATGCCCGCAGTTTTGTTGACATGACAGGTGCTCTTGCAGAGTCGCTTTCTGGAAGCGGGGCTTTTGATGCGGCTGTTAAAATGGTACGTTCCGCAAAGCCGCAGTCTGCAGAGAATTTAGTTAAGGATTTGTGTGCCGGCGAAAATGCTCCTTTTAACAAAGCTGCCACTCTTCTTTCTGAATGGACGCGTGGCAGAATAATTATGAGCGATGTCTATAATCTTGAAGACAAGGGTTTGCCTGCCTTGATGCGTGAAAATATGTGCGCTGTGGTTTTTACGGACCTTTCTTCGCACCGCCAGTTTGAATTTGAGGCTCTGAGGCACTTTGTTTCTGTTCCGGATGCCTCGGGTGAAACACTGCCGTTTGTTCCGTCGGAGAACCCGCTGGTTGCAAGAAGGCTTAGTGCCGGTGTTATCTGCGCGGTTCCGCTGTCGAAGGAAAAAGGCACGGGCTATGCGGTAAACCATATTGTAAGCAGCAGTGCACAGGAGTCACTCAGCCGCGCGACGGGACTTGGCCCTGTTCTTGCAGATTGCGGTGTTCCCGACAGGCAGGCAGATGATGCGCGCTTTTGGATAGCAGCGTCTGATGTTCCTTTTGTTCCTTTTTCGCGCGCAGCTTTTACTGACGGCAAATCTTTGGATGATTTTGCTACTGCCCTTAAAAATTATATCAGGAACGGACAGTTTTAGGCGGCGTTTTGGATATTTTTTTGCTGATTTTTCGAAAATTCTTTTGAATTTTTCTAAAGTCAAAAAAACATTCTCCGAAATTTAAGGTATAGGGTGGTAAAACCCGAGGGGCGGCAGCCAGATCTGGTTTGCCGGTAACTCATAATACCTTGTTACAGGAGATACAATATGGTTATCAATCACAACATGAGCGCAATGTTCGCTCAGCGTTCAGAAGGAATTACTGAACTGAACAACCAGAAGAACATGGAAAAACTTTCTTCCGGTATGAAGATTAACCGTGCCGGCGATGACGCTTCAGGTCTTGCAGTATCAGAAAAGATGCGCAGCCAGATCCGTGGTCTTAATCAGGCTTCTACAAACGCCAAGAACGGAATCTCTTTCATCCAGACAACTGAAGGTTACCTTCAGGAAACAGAAGACATCGTTCAGCGCATCCGCGAACTTGCTGTTCAGTCAAGCAACGGTATTTACACTGACGAAGACCGCATGCAGATTCAGGTTGAGGTTTCTTCACTTATCGCTGAAGTAGACCGCATTGCTTCTACAGCTCAGTTCAACGGAATGAATATGCTTACCGGACGTTTTGCACGCCCGACAGGTGAGAACAGCGTAACTGCTTCTATGTGGCTTCACATTGGTGCCAACATGGACCAGCGTACACAGGTTTACATCGGAACAATGAGTGCTTCTGCTCTTGGACTGCGCAATGTTGGAAACGAAGAGATTATGTCTCTTGAGTCACCTGATCAGGCTAACCGCGCTATTGGTACTCTTGATGAAGCTATCAAGAAGATCAACAAGCAGCGTGCAGACCTTGGTGCTTACCAGAACCGCCTTGAGAAGACAGTTGTTGGTCTTGATGTTGGTGCAGAAAACCTTCAGGCTTCTGAGAGCCGCATTCGTGATACAGACATGGCTAAGGAAATGGTTGACTTTACAAAGAACCAGGTTCTTACTCAGGCTGGAACAGCTATGCTCGCTCAGGCAAACCAGTCTTCACAGAACGTACTTTCACTTCTTCAGTAGTAGTATGTCTGATAGTCGGCTGTTCAAAAAGTTTTGGACAGCCTGCGAATACCGCCGTTGTTTTTTGGGAACACGGCGGTTTTTTTTATTTTAAATCAACTGAAATAAAAGCCGTAGTTGCGCGCGATTTTTGTATGTGGTAGTATTCGCTTATGCCACAGCCGTTTTTATTCAATCTTATAGACAAAGCAGTTTTTGATTACAATCTTATTCAGAACGGGGACCGGATTCTTGTTGGTGCTTCCGGCGGGAAAGATTCTACGGCGCTTATTGAATATTTTGCAAACAGAAAAAAAAGACCTGGATCTGATTTTGAATTTACAGCGCTTAATGTAAGTACGGAATTCGGAGGCGCCCTTCCTGAAAATATTGCTGCTCTCTTTGCTGAATGGAATGTTCCACTTGAGACTGTTAATGTTGATGTTCAGGGACGACTCAAACCCGGAAGAAAAATGAGCTGTTACTGGTGTTCCACGCAGCGCCGCACTGAACTGATTGATTATGCGCTAAAAAATAATTTCAATAAAATTGCACTGGGCCACCATATGGATGACATTCTTGAAACGCTTCTTATGAATATGCTGGACAAGTCTGAACTTGGCACAATGCCGCCGCGCCTTAAGTACAAAAATTATCCGCTCGAAATAATCCGTCCGCTGTGCTATGCCTGCGAAGAAACTATTGTTTTACACGCAGAAAGTGAGGGTTACAAATGCTGGACGTGTACATGCAATTTTCAGGATAACAGCGCAAGAAAAGATGCTCGCAGAAGACTTGAACTTTTGACGGACGGTGACAGAAAAAAGAAAGAGCATCTGTTCAACTCGTTAAAAAAAATTGAGCCGGAATATCTTCCCTGAACAAAAGCGCAGGTTGTAAAATTCGGCACAAGTCAATAAAAAATAATTGACTAAATCAACATTAAAAACTAGTCTGTTTTGAAAGGACAATGCTGTCGTATCCGTCGGGCAGCAGTGTCTGGATATGACAACATAAAAGCCCTGTAACTTATGGCAATGCCTGCGGAGGTTTTTATGAAGAATGTTGGATATTACAATGGCGAGATGGGACTTATGGAAGAAATGAAAGTTCCCATGCTTGACCGCGCACTTTATTTTGGCGACGGAGTTTATGATGCGACTTATGCCGCAAACCGCAAAATTTTTGAAACAGATTTCCATATAGACAGATTTTACAACAGTCTCAAAGCCGTAAAAATTCCGTTTAAACTTTCTAAACCTGAACTTATTGCTGAACTTCAGAAATGTATTGACGCAATGGACAGTGACGGAATTGTGTTCGTTTACTGGCAGGCAACGAGAGGTACGGCTCCGCGCAATCATGTGTTCCCGGACTGCGAACCGAATCTTCTTATTTATGTAGTTGAATCTTCTCTTACCGATCTTACAAAAACAATCAAACTTATAAGTGTGGAAGATACGCGCTTTTTGCACTGCAATATCAAAACGCTGAATCTTCTTCCGAGTGTTATGGCGGCAGAACAGGCAAAGGAAGCGGGCTGCAATGAAGTTGTATTCCACCGCGGAAACCGTGTTACTGAATGTGCACACAGCAATATCAATATAATCAAAAACGGAACTTTTATTACTCCTCCGCTGGACAATCTTATTCTTCCCGGAACAACGCGCCGCCACTATCTTGAAATATGCAAAAGAATCGGTGTGCCTTACTGCGAGAGAACATTTACACTTGATGAAGTTTTTGATGCCGACGAAATTGTTGTTACAAGTGCCGGAACTCTTGGTGTGCGTGTATGCGAAATTGACCAGAAAAAAGTCGGCTGTAAAGATGAAAAAACTTTGCGCAAACTTCAGAAAGCTGCGGTCGAAGATTTTATTTCAGAAACGGGATTTGTTCCGTCTTTTTATGACAAACTTTAAGCAGGTGGAATATGAACGCGCGTGAACTGTCAAAATATAATGTAGGAGAAAATCTGGACCAGCTCATGAACCTGGACCCGCGCGGTTACGGTGTGTGCCGTATTTTATACCCCGCGGCAAGAAAGGCAATGGGGTCGAGTCTTTGTATGAAAACTGCAGAAGCCTTGCACGCAATTCTTTCTCAGGACAAAAGGCTAAAGAGTGAAAAAGCACCTGTCTATATTATGACAGGCTTTGTGCTTAAGGAACACGAGTGTCCTGAAACTGACGGAATTACAGGCGCGCTTCTTCTGGCGAGAGCTCTTGTTGTGGCATACGGCGTTACGCCCGTGTTTGTTATTCCAAAAAAATGCGTTCCTGCGGTAACAGCCGCTGCGCCGCATCTTGGTCTTCACGCATATTCCGATGTGAAAAAAGCAGAGTCTGTTTCGCTTTCACTTGCGTACATAACTATTTCTGAAGATGCACAGAAAGCAGCCGCAGAAACAGAAGCTATTCTTAAGATGCCAAAACCTGCGGCGCTGTTTTGTACAGAGAGTGCCGGTGCGAATGCGAAGGGCGTTTACCATAATGCAGTAGGTGCTGACATTACATCTCTTGAGGCAAAGTCAGATGGTTTGTTTAACGCACTTAAAAAAGCGGGTGTTCCGGTTTTTGCTGTAGGAGATCTTGGCAATGAAATGGGAATGGGATTGATTAAGCGCCATGTAGAAAAATATATTCCCAACGGAAAAGAAATAATTGCCGCAACAAGTGCAGATTATCTTGTAACAGCGACGGTTTCTGACTGGGGCGTTTATGCGGTAATTGCAGCTCTTGCCTACCTTAACGGGAAAATAGAAATAATGCATGACGAACAGATGGAAGAAGCCGTATTGAGGGCGTGCTGCCTTAGCGGAATGGTTGATATGACCGGTTCACTTCTTCCTGCAATTGACGGATTTTCTGTAGATATAGAAAAACAGATTGTAGCGTTAATGCGTTCCACTGTGGAATATGCAATCGCTTATCCGCAGAACAAATGGTTTGACGGAGTTTTGGAAAAAGGTTTTTATGGAAAATGTTGAATTCAATTTTGACGGAACAGACTATGCCATAGTAAAATTCGGGAACAGTATTTCACCGCAAATAAATGAGCGTGTGCGTTCTGTCTGTGAATATCTTGAATCACTTTCTCTAAAAAAGAATCTGTCCGGCGCGATTGTCGAATGGGTTCCGACTTACTGTACTGTCTGCGTTTATTATAATCCGCTAAAAATTAGTCTTGCAAAAATAAAAAAAATACTTTATGAGTCTGTAAAATTCAACGGTGCAACAAAAGGGAAATCCGGAACACTTCATGAAATTCCTGTCTGCTACGAAGATGAATTTTCCCCTGACATGAAAAATGTCTGCGCACATTCTGGCCTTTCAAAAGAAGAAGTCGTTGCGGCACACACGTCCCCGGTTTATACCGTTTATATGCTGGGTTTTCTTCCGGGCTTTGCCTATCTTGGCGGAATGGATGAACGGCTTGAAACACCGCGTCTTGAAGTTCCCCGCGTAAAAATTCCTGCAGGAAGTGTTGCCATCGGAGGAAGACAGACCGGCGTTTACCCTGTGGACAGTCCCGGGGGCTGGCAGATTATTGGACGCACAAATGTAAAGCCTTACGATGTGTCAGGAAAGCAGAAAATTCTTTTCAGGGCCGGTGACAAAATTAAATTCCGTGCGGTAACAAAAGATGAATTTGCTTTGCTTGAAAAACAAAGTGCCGGTGAAAATTCCTGCGGCGGTGAATGTGTAAAGGAAAGGTATGTTGCAACTTCGGGAATAAAAATTCTTTCTGCCGGAGCCGGAACATTTATAGAAACTTCAGGTGCGAGGGGGCTTCAGAAAGACGGGTTCAACTGCGGCGGAGTAATGGACGAAAATGCAATGATTCTTGCAAACATTATTGCAGGCAATATTCCAAAAGCGGCGGTTCTTGAGTCGACTCTTCTTGGACCGTCAGTTGAATTCAACGGAGAGTGCGATTTCTGCATTACCGGTGCCGACCAGAATGCCACTCTCGACGGAACAGCAGTACCGCTTTACACGAAAGTACATGCCGGGGCCGGAAGTATTCTTGCGCTTAGTGCCGCTGTCTCCGGCTTGCGTACATACATTGCTTTTGCGGGAGGAATCATTGCCCCTTCTGTAAATAAAAATTTTGGCGGTATAAAAATAAAATCCGGAGACTGTTTTGCAATAGGGAACTTTTTTGCGCCTAAAGAAATTTCTGTTCGCAGCATTCCGGCCGTGTCTGCTAAGTGCAGTGCGCGCGCGGGAGTGGTGGACGTACATGTTGTTAAGGGTGCTCAGTTTGCATCTTTTGAAGGGGACTGCGCGCGCGCTTTCTTAAACGCCGTTTACACTGTAATGCCCGCCTCCAACAGGATGGGCTGTCGCCTGGACGGAGAGCATATCCAGTGTCGCGGCGGTACAGACATTATTTCTGATGCAATTCCGTGGGGTTCCGTGCAGATTGCTTCGGCCGGGCTTCCCATAGTGATGCTTAGTGACAGGCAGACGACGGGCGGTTATGCAAAGATTGCGACAGTCATTCCGTCTGATCTGCATTTGTTTGCGCAGTTTGTTCCGGGTACAAAAATAAGGTTTGTTCTTGTTTCCAGAAAACATGCGCTTTCACTTCTTAAAAAAA
Proteins encoded in this window:
- a CDS encoding flagellin N-terminal helical domain-containing protein, translating into MVINHNMSAMFAQRSEGITELNNQKNMEKLSSGMKINRAGDDASGLAVSEKMRSQIRGLNQASTNAKNGISFIQTTEGYLQETEDIVQRIRELAVQSSNGIYTDEDRMQIQVEVSSLIAEVDRIASTAQFNGMNMLTGRFARPTGENSVTASMWLHIGANMDQRTQVYIGTMSASALGLRNVGNEEIMSLESPDQANRAIGTLDEAIKKINKQRADLGAYQNRLEKTVVGLDVGAENLQASESRIRDTDMAKEMVDFTKNQVLTQAGTAMLAQANQSSQNVLSLLQ
- a CDS encoding tRNA 2-thiocytidine biosynthesis TtcA family protein — protein: MPQPFLFNLIDKAVFDYNLIQNGDRILVGASGGKDSTALIEYFANRKKRPGSDFEFTALNVSTEFGGALPENIAALFAEWNVPLETVNVDVQGRLKPGRKMSCYWCSTQRRTELIDYALKNNFNKIALGHHMDDILETLLMNMLDKSELGTMPPRLKYKNYPLEIIRPLCYACEETIVLHAESEGYKCWTCTCNFQDNSARKDARRRLELLTDGDRKKKEHLFNSLKKIEPEYLP
- a CDS encoding aminotransferase class IV, producing the protein MKNVGYYNGEMGLMEEMKVPMLDRALYFGDGVYDATYAANRKIFETDFHIDRFYNSLKAVKIPFKLSKPELIAELQKCIDAMDSDGIVFVYWQATRGTAPRNHVFPDCEPNLLIYVVESSLTDLTKTIKLISVEDTRFLHCNIKTLNLLPSVMAAEQAKEAGCNEVVFHRGNRVTECAHSNINIIKNGTFITPPLDNLILPGTTRRHYLEICKRIGVPYCERTFTLDEVFDADEIVVTSAGTLGVRVCEIDQKKVGCKDEKTLRKLQKAAVEDFISETGFVPSFYDKL
- the pxpB gene encoding 5-oxoprolinase subunit PxpB; translated protein: MENVEFNFDGTDYAIVKFGNSISPQINERVRSVCEYLESLSLKKNLSGAIVEWVPTYCTVCVYYNPLKISLAKIKKILYESVKFNGATKGKSGTLHEIPVCYEDEFSPDMKNVCAHSGLSKEEVVAAHTSPVYTVYMLGFLPGFAYLGGMDERLETPRLEVPRVKIPAGSVAIGGRQTGVYPVDSPGGWQIIGRTNVKPYDVSGKQKILFRAGDKIKFRAVTKDEFALLEKQSAGENSCGGECVKERYVATSGIKILSAGAGTFIETSGARGLQKDGFNCGGVMDENAMILANIIAGNIPKAAVLESTLLGPSVEFNGECDFCITGADQNATLDGTAVPLYTKVHAGAGSILALSAAVSGLRTYIAFAGGIIAPSVNKNFGGIKIKSGDCFAIGNFFAPKEISVRSIPAVSAKCSARAGVVDVHVVKGAQFASFEGDCARAFLNAVYTVMPASNRMGCRLDGEHIQCRGGTDIISDAIPWGSVQIASAGLPIVMLSDRQTTGGYAKIATVIPSDLHLFAQFVPGTKIRFVLVSRKHALSLLKKTNRLLLKKYSEVHYV
- a CDS encoding DUF4392 domain-containing protein, which translates into the protein MNARELSKYNVGENLDQLMNLDPRGYGVCRILYPAARKAMGSSLCMKTAEALHAILSQDKRLKSEKAPVYIMTGFVLKEHECPETDGITGALLLARALVVAYGVTPVFVIPKKCVPAVTAAAPHLGLHAYSDVKKAESVSLSLAYITISEDAQKAAAETEAILKMPKPAALFCTESAGANAKGVYHNAVGADITSLEAKSDGLFNALKKAGVPVFAVGDLGNEMGMGLIKRHVEKYIPNGKEIIAATSADYLVTATVSDWGVYAVIAALAYLNGKIEIMHDEQMEEAVLRACCLSGMVDMTGSLLPAIDGFSVDIEKQIVALMRSTVEYAIAYPQNKWFDGVLEKGFYGKC